One genomic region from Diabrotica undecimpunctata isolate CICGRU chromosome 9, icDiaUnde3, whole genome shotgun sequence encodes:
- the LOC140450424 gene encoding protein CTLA-2-alpha-like has product MFIKIMLLALFVVATTADESLEQQWQKFKLDHNRNYDAAEDTKRFQIFKDTVEKIKTHNKLYHSGKSTYELALNDFSDKTPEELARRRGLIVRF; this is encoded by the exons atGTTCATCAAAATTATGCTTCTTGCTCTTTTCGTCGTGGCCACCACGGCTGATGAAAGCCTCGAACAACAATGGCAAAAATTCAAG CTTGACCATAACAGGAATTACGATGCTGCTGAAGATACTAAAAGATTCCAGATCTTCAAAGATACTGTAGAAAAGATAAAGACTCACAACAAACTCTATCATTCAGGAAAGTCTACTTACGAATTGGCACTGAACGATTTTAGCGACAAGACTCCCGAAGAATTGGCTAGACGTCGTGGCCTCATAGTCAGATTTTAA
- the LOC140450423 gene encoding protein CTLA-2-alpha-like, whose translation MFCKLFLLTLIVAVVMAAQTAEEAWPKYKLDYSRNYNAEEDAKRFAIFKDNYDTIEAHNKKFKAGEVTWEMGLNQFADRTPDELKHLHGVRRPEARGAAGVH comes from the exons atgttttgtaaactATTTTTACTTACTCTGATTGTTGCTGTTGTAATGGCGGCACAAACTGCTGAGGAAGCATGGCCAAAATACAAG ctGGATTATAGCAGGAACTACAATGCTGAGGAAGATGCTAAAAGATTCGCCATTTTTAAGGATAACTACGATACAATTGAAGCACACAACAAAAAATTCAAGGCTGGAGAAGTAACATGGGAAATGGGATTGAACCAATTCGCTGACAGAACTCCCGATGAACTTAAACATCTTCATGGAGTCAGACGTCCCGAAGCTCGTGGTGCTGCTGGAGtgcattaa